In Fibrobacter sp. UWB10, the genomic window ATAGAACAACCAGGAAGCGACACCGGCGCCAATCAGCACGAGGGTTGCAATCCAAGCGACACCCTTGTAAAGCTTGTATTCCTGCAGGATTTCCATCTTGTTGGCCTGAGCAGAAGCACGAAGCTTGCGGGAGTAACGGTAAATCATATGGAGGAAAGCGAGAGCGAAGAAGGCAAGCACCCAGCAGAGAATGGCAAGAGAGCCACCCATATGAGCCTGGATGGTTTCGGTCGTCACAAACGGAACCGAGTAGCCGCCCAAGAAGAGCGTTGCAACCAAAAGGCTGCTGATGCAAATGTGGGAGTATTCACCCATGTAGAACAGACCGAACTGCATAGCACCATATTCAGTATGGTAACCGGCAACGAGTTCAGGTTCACCTTCGGCGACGTCGAACGGAGCGCGGCCCGTTTCAGCAATCGTTGCAATCAAGAAGCAGAAGAAGGCCACCGGCTGGGCGACAATGCCCCACACGTGGTGTTCCTGCCAGCTCACGATATCGGTGAGGCTGAAGGAGCCCGCGAGCACCAAGAGCCCCATCATCGAAAGGCCCTGGCAGACTTCGTAGCTAATCGTCATTGCAGTCGTACGCAAAGAACCGAGGTAGCTGTACTTGGAACGGGAGCTAAGACCGGCAAGCACGGCACCGTAGGCAGAAAGCGAACTGAAACCGAACAGGAGCAGAATACCCACTTCGGAATCAAGAATCGGACCTGCAATGCGGACAACCTTGTCGCCCCATTCAAAGACCATCGGGCCAAACCAAGGAATCACGCAAGGGCTAAGGAACACGATTGCAAACGGAATGGCAGGAGCCACATAGTAAAGGAACTTCTTGGAACCCTTCGGCGCAAACATTTCCTTGAAGAAAAGCTTGGTACCGTCGCACATGTTCTGCACATAGCCAAACAGGCGAACCTTACCGAAGAACGGAACCTTAATGTAAGAGCGGTTCGGACCCTGACGGTCCTGCATAAAGCCCGCACCACGGCGTTCCATAGGAATCAACAACAGGATGTACAGGACAGGCACAAAGCAGAAGCCGAACTTCGCGATGGTAATGACCCATTCCACCCAGGTTTTGGATTCGATGATATCCATTAGGCGTTACCTCCTTCGAGCAACTTGCCTGTATTCTTGATGGTATCGTAAGAAAGTCCTGCAAGCACGCTTGCGTACTCACCCGCCTTCTTAAAGGCATCGAATGCGGTTTCGAACTTGCTTCCGGCAAGTTCAGAAAGCACTTCATAAGCCGGGCGAAGTTTTTCGTCGGGGCATACCGGGCAAGCGGAGAGTTTCTGCAGAATGTTCAAGCTATTCACCATGGTACCCTGAATTTCGCTCCAGTGGCGGATACCGAAGGCAAGCGTAGCCTTGTTTGCAGTCGCATCGTTGAACGGAGTGAAAGCGATGCGGGTCGGAATCTTTTCGAGGGCAGAAGCAGCAGCGCCACCTTCGCCAAAGACATCGTTATTCACAGTGACAAGCACCTTGAATTCGGAAGCACGCTTCACGAGGTCTTCAAGATTATTGTCGGCAATACCGAGCAGCTTGAAACCAGCGCGGTTTGCAAGCGGGTCGCCACTCATGGCGATACCGTCGGGGGCACCGACCTTCTTGAAGGTCCCGCCGAAAAGTTCGGCGGAGTCGCCCAAGCTTTCCTTGAGCATGCGGAGTGCTGCGAGATCTTCGTTCGTGCAAGAGCCACCAGCGACAAGGGCGATCTTGCCCCCGCTCTTCTTTGCTTCGGCAAGAGCTTCTTGAATCACGTGGAAGCCCATAGCCGGAAGGCGATTCTTGTCGAAGTTCTGGAACGCAAGGCGGCTCGTGTTAGAAAGCCAGCTGCGGTTCACTTCGGGGTTGCAACGGGGCATCACGCGGTAGATGTGACCGTCGGCGTGATCAAGCCAAATATTTGCACCCAGGGAGTCGTCCATCGAAATCGTCGGCGTGTGAGACAAGAGCCAAACACGCTTCTGGAAACGGAAGTACTTCGCGGTCATAGCGCCCACGGGGCAAACGTCAGTCACGCACAAGTCATATTCGTGATCCAGCTTTTCGCCCGGGAACGTGGTAATGTAAGTATGGTCGGCGCGGCCGGCAAGCTGCAGCTGTTCGGAACCGGCAATGGTACGCATAAAGCGCACGCAACGGTCGCACTGCACGCAACGTTCTTCGTCGAGCAAAACACGGGGACCGAGGTCCACGTGCTTACCGCCACGGAGCTGACCCTTGGCATCAATGAACTGGTGTGCCGGATTGCCGTGGTAGTTCTTGCCGTATTCGGGGCGCATGCGGGATTCGTTCTGGCCCGCTTCCATAAAGTTTTCCTGCAAGGTGCATTCACCGGCCTTGTCGCAAATCGGGCAATCGAGCGGGTGGTTCACCAGCATGAATTCCTGCGTTGCCTTGCGGGCATTCTTCACACGGGCAGAGGATGCCGGCGTGTAAATCTTCATACCCGGCATAACCGGCGTGTAGCAGGCAATCACGAGCATACGGCCACGCGGGCCTTCTTGCTCCACCAAGCACTGGCGGCAGTTACCGGACACCGGCAAATACGGGTGGTAACAGACGTGAGGAGTTTCAATCCCGACAGCCTTGAGGGCTTCGAGCAGGTTCGTATCGCCAGGAACCATCACGGCCTTGTCGTCCACGAAGATTTCCACCTTCGGGCTATTCTCGGTCGGGAGTTTCGGCATGTTGTAGAAGTTACTCATATTATTACCAGAAAATTCCAGGACGATAGTTATCCTGAACACGCGGCTTGGCGTGGTCGGGGTTCTTTGCGATTAATTCATCAAAGTCGGCTCTGAACTTTGCAGTGTAGCTAGACACCGGGCCGCCGAGCGAGATAGACAGCGGGCAAATCGTCACGCCGCCAAATCCGCCAGAAAGGCTCTGCATCAGTTCCACGTCGCCATCGTGACCCTTGCCGTCGACAATCTGATTCAGAATGCGATGCAGAAGGCCCGTACCTTCGCGGCACGGAGTGCACTGGCCGCAAGATTCGTGGCTGTAGAAGTTGCCGAGCACGTTCAGGAGTTCAGCCATGTTGTGCGTATCGTTAATCACAATCATGGCGCCCGAACCGAACATAGTCTTCATCGAGGCGAGGCATTCATAGTCCATGGTGGCTACGGCACATTCGCCTGCGTTCAGCGGAGCGCAAGAAGAACCACCCGGAAGCACAGCCTTCAGGTTTCCGCCCACGACACCGCCGGCATAATCGTTAATCATCGTCATCATCGGAGTGCCAAGCGGAGCTTCGTACACGCCCGGATTCTTCACGTCGCCCGAGATGCAGAACACCTTGGTACCGCCAGCACGGGGCGTCCCCATCTTGGCGTATTCTTCGGGTTCATGCTGGAAAATCCACGGGAGAGCCATAATAGTTTCGACGTTGTTCACGCAAGTCGGAGACTTCCATGCACCGCTCACCGCCGGGAAAGGCGGCTTCAAGCGGGGCTGACCCTTCTGGCCTTCGAGCGAGTTAATAAGAGCAGTTTCTTCACCGCAAATGTAGGCGCCAGCGCCACGGTGAACAAAGATATCGAAACTGAACTTGGTTCCGCAAATGTTTTCGCCGAGGTAACCGGCGGCGTATGCCTGGTTCAAAGCCTTATTGAGGCTTTCGATGCAGGGCAGGAATTCGCCACGGCAGTAGATGTAAGCAGCGCGGCTACCGAGAGCCCAAGCAGCAATAATCAAGCCTTCGATCAAACGGTGCGGATCTTCCATCATCAGGAAGTGATCCTTAAACGTACCGCCTTCACCTTCGTCAGCGTTCACTACGATGTACACAGGCTTGCCGGAATTGCGCGGAACAAAGCTCCACTTCATACCGGTCGGGAAGCCAGCACCACCACGGCCACGGAGACCGGAGCGTTGCACGTAGTCAATCACTTCGAACTGGCTCATGTTGAACAAGCGTTCCGAAATGTTTGCGTAGCCGCCCAGTTTCTTGTAGACTTCAATGTCCTGGGCGCCCTTGCCAAAATTTCCTGTACAAACTTTTACTACTTCAGCCATAATTACTTAGCCTCCTCTACGGTCGCGGGCTTCTGAGTGGTAACCGCTTCCTTGGAAGGTTTTGCAGTGCGTTCGCCCGAAGTGGCAATCATGCGGTACACATCGCCGACCTTACCGGCAGCATCCACAAAAGCCTTGTCCTTCACGCCGGGTTCACCGACAGCGACCCAGTTGCTGCCGTCCTTCTTTTCGACGACAATCTTCGTGAATTCGGGAGCGCCCTTCCAAGTGAGGGTAGCACCATTTTCGTCAGCTTCAGCCTTCACGTTCAAAACCGGAGAAGGCGGAGCATAGTCAGCAACCTGCGGCTTGGCAGTTGCGCCCGGAGCACCGGGGTGGCCGCCGTGGCCCTTCACGATTCCGCCAAGCACATCGTGCTTCGGAACATCGTTCGCATGAGCCTTGCACCATTCAATAATGCGGTCAATGCTGACTTCCGTAAGCGTCGAGCCACGCTTCATTTTGAGTTCGCCATCGACCACGTCGGTCGCAAAGTCATCGTTCACAAGCATCATCGGGCCATTGCCGCAGCTACCGAGGCATTCCACCTGGAGCACGGTAAACAGGCCATCGGGAGTCGTTTCGCCAGACTTAACGCCGAGTTTGTTTTCGACATACTTGATAAGCGGCTGAGCACCCTTGATAGCGCAGCTGATGTTGCGGCAGAACTGCAACAGGAACTTGCCCTTGGGAGCGTGATTATACATGGTATAGAAAGTGGCAACGCCGAGAGCATGAGCCGGAGCGCAACCGCAAACGTTTGCAGCCCAGCGGATACCTTCGGTCGGAACCCAACCGAACACACCCTGCACAAGCCAAAGGACTTCGAGCAAAGCGCCCTGGCCCACCGGATAACGGCTGAGCAAGTCGGCGCAACGTTCCTTGATTTCAGGAGTGTCGAGCTTTGCGAGCACTTCCTTCGGAGCGGGCTGCGGAACAGCCTTGTTCACGTAGCCAAAAGTCTGACCCGGATCCGGAAGAGCGGGAATGGCTTCGCTCGGACCGTCGAACTTCAAATGGTTATTCGATACAAACTGAACTGCACCTTGAATATGTTGTGTCATCGGTCAAGTTCTCCAGCAATCATGTTAAGGCCAGGCAGTGTTGCCATAGAGTCGGCAAGGGTAAGGCCTTCGACCAGTTCGTTAAATGCAGACACATGGGCAAACGACGGGGAACGCACCTTGATACGGTACGGATGGCCAGAACCATCAGAAACGATGGTAAAGCCGAGTTCGCCGTTAGCGCATTCGCTTGCGCAGTAGTATTCGCCTTCGGGCACGCGGATGCCTTCGTACACGCTCTTAAAGCGGCCGATAAGAGCTTCCATGTCCTGGTAGGCAAGCTTGTGTGCGGGCACGCGGATGCGTGGGTCGACAATGTCGACCGGGCCCGGAGCGAGGCGCTTCAGGGCCTGGCGCACAATCTTCACAGATTCTTCGATTTCAGCAAGACGCACCTGCAGACGGTCGTTGGCGTCGCCCTGCGTGCCGACCACGACTTCCCAGTCGTAGGTTTCGTAGTCGTAGTAAGGTTCATCCTTGCGGAGGTCGCTTTCGACACCCGTCGCACGCAGACACGGCCCTGTCCAGCCGTAGCTGATAGCGCGTTCGGCAGAGATCTTGCCAACGCCCACGGTACGGTCAAGGAAGATACGGTTACGGTCCAAGCAGGCATGCAGATCCTTGAGGGCCTTTTCCACCGACTTGCAAGCAGCCAAGACGTCTTCTTCGAAGCCATCGTAGCTGTCGCGGTAGAGGCCACCGATACGGGCAAAGCTGTTCGTAAGGCGTGCGCCCGTGAGCTTTTCCCAAATCAGCATGATTTCTTCACGCGGGTTAAAGGCGTACATGAACGGAGTCGTACCGCCCAAATCCTGGAATGCGGCAGCCACGCAAATAAAGTGGTCGTTGATACGAGAGAGTTCGTTCACAATCACGCGGAGCACCTTGGTGCGTTCCGGGATTTCGATACCGTACATGTTTTCCACAGCGCGGCAGAATGCAATGTTGTTCATCATTGCAGAGCAGTAGTTCAAGCGGTCGGTGTAAGGAATCACCTGCTGCCAGGTGCCGCGTTCGACCATCTTTTCAAAGCCACGGTGCATAAAGCCAATTTCATGGACACCGGCCACGATGGTTTCGCCATCGAGGGCAGCCAGCAAGCGCACGCAGTGGTGGGTCGCCGGATGCGTCGGGCCCACGTTCAGGGCCATCAGGTTTACTTTTTCGCCATTCGGGTCAAGTACGATCATTCTCTGATACTCCCTTCAAGGTATTCTTCTTCGACAGGCATGATTTCCTTAGAACGCTGGACAATCTTGTAGCCCTTGGATTCCAAGCGCTTTTCGAGTTCCGGAACCAAGAAATCGGTCGTCGAGAGCCACTGGCGCTTCTGGGCAGGATAATCCTTACGGAGCGGGTGGCCCACAAATTCAACATGGTTCAAAATGCGGCGCAGGTCCGGGTGGCCCGAGAACACGATACCGTACTGGTCATAAACTTCGCGTTCAAGCCAGTTGGCACTTGCATACAGGTCAGTCACGGTCGGCACCTTCAAGTCGGCTTCGCTGACTAGCACCTTAAGACGGACGCGGCGACCCGGGTTCTTCATGCTCTTAAAGGCGTAGCTCACCGCGAAACGGGGGCCTTCGTAATTGGGGTAAGTGAGGTAATCGATACCAGCGAGATCGAGGAGCATGTCCATCTGCATCGAGGGATCGTTCTTCAAGAATTCGACAGCGTTGTGCAGGTATTCCTTCGGGATTACCACGCAGGTATCCCATTTGGCCTTATTGTCACGCTTGCCACCAAATTTGGATTCAAGGACGTCAATCACGGATTCCATCATTACTCCTTCCAGAACTGGGCTTTTTTGACAAGTTCCTGTTCTTTTTCAGCCACAAATTCCTTGATTTCGGCAGTCTTTTCACGGGCAAACTCGCGGGCTTCCGCCTTCGCCTGTTCGGTCTTTGCCTTGATCATTTCGAGCTGATCTTTCACGCGTTCGGCGCGCTGCTTCATATAAGATTCGTCCTTGATCTTCTTCTGCAGGTCAAACATGGCCTCGAAGAATGCTTCCGGACGGCTGGGGCAACCACCGATATACACGTCCACCGGGATAATATGGTCGATACCCGGCACAGTGCAGTAACAGTCATAAAAACCACCCGAACTAGCGCAAGCACCCATGGCGATCACCCAGCGGGGTTCTGCCATCTGTTCGTACATGCGCTTCAGAATCGGAGCCTGCTTATAAGAAATAGTACCTGCGACCAGCAACACATCGGACTGACGCGGCGTAAAACGCACGTATTCAGAACCGATACGAGACAAGTCGTAGCGACCCACTTCGGTACTCATGAATTCGATTGCACAGCAAGCGGTTCCGTAAGGAAACGGCCACAGGGAGTTGGTACGGCCCCAATTGACTAGAAAATCAAGAGAAGTCGTAATGAAATTCGGCTTTTCTGCCTCATTACTCATAGGAGATTACCTCTTTAAATGCGGGGTAAAAGATAGAATTTTCAGGCCACGGGTTTTGCGATTCTGGCCCTAGGTATCAAAAAAAAAGCAATAATCTTTATTAGCTAAATCTAACTTTTTAAAAAGGATTTTTTTGTGACAGGTCGCACATTTTCCCCCGAAATAGGGTATATTCATAAGGTATACTTGAAACCCCCGCCATTTTTTTGTAGTTTTGGCGCGGTTTTGGTATGTTGAGGCAGTAATGGATATTGCGCTGTACAATAGTATTTATCTTGATTTTAGGTCCAAACTCCTGGGCCCTATTTTCAGTACAGAAGAAATATTCGCCACTTTAGCAAGAAACCTGGCTCCCCTAGCAAAAATCGCAAATATCGGCTACATCAACTGCTTGTATTACGCACCGGTCAGCCAATTTGCCCCTAACGGGATTTCCGGGGAATTCACTGCCTTCCACGACAAGCAAAATCTGCCGGAAAAGCCTACCAACCCCGACTTTTCCGAAACCATGACCACGGGCGAACAGGGATCCTTCACCTTCCAGGCCCACCCCATCCAAGGACACGCCTTTACCGACGACGAAAGACAGGTCGTCCAACTCCTCAGTTGGGACTTCTTTATTCTTTCGGGCCGGGCACGGCTCATGGGCAACACCCGCAAGGCGGCCATTTCGGATCCCATGACCGGGGCATACAACCAGGCAGGTATTTTCGCTTTCACGCAGCAGTTTATTGGCGACAACCTCAAAGATTATACCGGCCACTTTATTAACCTCAAGAATTTTAGGTACATCAACAAGGCCTTGGGCAACAATATGGGTGACCTCGCCCTTAAGATGTATGTCAAGCAGATTCTTCTGTTCCTTGACAATGCCGAAATGATTGCCCGACTCGGTGGCGACAACTTCTTTGTTTTGACCAAGAAAAGCCACCATCAAGAATTTATCGACAAGTTTACCGTTTGCGAATTGACTGCAAGCCAGGGACCAAAGCCTCTGAATATTCGCCTGCAGACACGCATTGGCGTATACCATATCGAAGACAACGTGATTGTCGGTGACGCCCTGAACAATTGCGCCATCGCTATGCAGGCTGCAAGAATCATCAAAACTCGCGACGTGGTATACTTTACCAAGGAAATGCAAATTCAGTCCATTCACCAGAGAGAAATCTCGACTGAATTCCATAACGCCATGCGTAACCGCGAACTGGTCGTGTTCTACCAGCCCAAAGTCTGCCTCGAAAACAACCGCATCAATGGCGCCGAAGCCTTGGCTCGTTGGGTCCGCCACAAGACCATCATTCCGCCCATGGACTTCATTCCGGTTCTAGAACGCGAAGGCACCATTTGCGAATTGGACTTTTACGTTTTCGAAACGGCCTGCAACGACATCAGCGAATGGCTCAAAGCAGGCATTACGCCCGTGTGCATTTCTTCAAACTTCTCGAAGCTGCACTTGCGCAACGAAAACTTTGCCGACCGCATTCTCGAAATCCTGCGTAAGTACGAAATCGAAGGCAAGTACATCGAAGTGGAACTGACCGAAGTGTCCGACTTTGATGACACGATTGCCATGCAGAAATTCATCGACATCATGCGCAAGAATGGCATCGGAGTTGCCATCGATGACTTTGGCACCGGCTATTCTACCCTGAATGTGCTCAAGGATTACAACATCAGCGTTGTAAAAATTGACAAGTCGCTGTTGAATAACATCGGTAAAGAAAACTCCCACGACGAAATCGTCCTGAGAAACGTGGTCAAAATGGCCAGCGAACTAAACAAGGACGTAATCGCTGAAGGTGTAGAAACTCAAGAACAGGCTGATTACCTAAAGCGAATCAACTGCGGCAGCGCCCAGGGCTTCCTTTTCGACAAGCCGTTGGTCCGCGACGATTTCTTAAAGCGTCTCGTTGACGGATATATTTACTAACACCCAAAGTGCTAATTTAGTTGGCAGAACTTAGCTAGTAGAGATTCTATTTGCTATATTCATTCTATAATGAAGAATCTCGTTCACGATAGAAAGATATGCCTTGCCTGTGCAGGCTGTGTAGGGACTTGCCCTAAAATGGCGCTCGACATGTACGGGCTTGATTTGCAGATTGATCACGAAAAATGCATCAAGTGCGGCATTTGCACTAGAACATGCCCCGTAGGCGCATTAAAAATCGTGGAGGTGAACGATGCTTGATTCCCGTTACGATGTCGTAGTCATTGGTGCCGGCCCCGGCGGTTGTGTTGCAGCCCGCAATTTGGCTCGCGCAGGCCACAAGGTGCTGTTGCTCGAAAAGCGCGAAAAGATTGGTTATCCCGTGCGCTGTGGCGAAGCGAGCACGACGCTTGCCGACTTGAAGACTTACGGTCCGATTGACGACAGCTGTATTGAAAGCATTATTAACGGGCTCTACATTTATGGCCCTGGTGGCGTGAACATCGAAGTTCCAAAGCCCGCCACCGGCATCATGCTCAATCGTGAAATTTTTGACCCGTGGCTAGCAAAGCTTGCCGCCGACGATGGCGTCCAAGTAGAGACATGCGCCCGCGCCGAATTCGTAAGCGATGTCGAAGGCGATGAACGCATGGTCCGCGTTGTCCTCGGTAAAGGCGACGGAAATGGGTCGGTTACGACAACGAGCACGCAAGAAATTTATGCAAAGATGGTCATCGCCGCCGATGGAGTCGAAAGCCGTATCGGTCGTATCGTCGGTCTGGACTGCGGACAAAAAGTAATGCAGACCTGCACAGGCGTCGACATTCAGGTGCAAGGTCTCTTGACCAGGCCCGATTACTTGACCTTCTGGCAGGGCCACGACTTTATTAACGACGGCTACATCTGGAGTTTCCCGAAACAGAAGTCTAACGTCACAAACTTCGGCGCAGGTTTCTTGATAACTAACAAGAACCGTCCGAACATTCTCGAAGTCACCATGGATTGGCTCGAAAAGCTTTTCCCGGGTGCAAAAATCAATCATACCGTCGGCGGAGTCATTCCTGTTTCGAGCGTTCTCAAGAATTATACGCTTGACCGTTTCGCCCTCGTGGGCGATGCCGCCCACCACACCAACCCGCTCACGGGTGGTGGCATTGCTGCCGCAATGAGGGCGGGCAGATTCTGCGCCGAATACGTCGACCAAGGTCTTAAGGCGAACAACCTCTCGAAGGAATTCTTGAAGCAGTACGAAAACCGTTGCTACGGTTACTTCGGCAAGATGCACGACTTCGAATACAAGTTCCGCAGGTTCCTGCTCGCGATTAACCGCGCAGACCAAATCGAACTTTACAAGGTCCTGCAAGGTTTCGCTCTTAGTGGATACAAAAAGAGCGCCTTCCTCAAGACGCCCATTAAGACAACCAAGTTCCTGTACAAGTTCTGGAAGTTCAAGTAGTCGCTAAAACAATTCGTCTACTTTTGTTTTGGCAAGCACGCGGTTGTAAATAATCCGCTTGCCTTTTACGCCATCGGTAGCGCACACATGATCTGTGGGCGGTTTCAAAATTGAAGTCACCAAATGAGCGGCCACCGTTTCGGCATGAACCGGGCGCACGTAGGCCGGAATCCATTCAGGATGTCTCCCGATTGTCTTTTGCAACAATTCTTCGCCAAAGCGCTTGTCCTTATGTTTGCCAAGCAACAATGACGGGCGAACAAGCGTAAGCGTTTCAAAGCCCATCATGTCAAGGCCTTCTTCCAATTGCCCCTTAAGGCGATTGTAGAAGTACGGCGAATGACTGTCGGCACCCATGGCACTCACGCACAAGAAGTTTTTCACCCCCGCCTTTTTGGCAATGGCAGCAAGCTTGAGCGGAAGCCTCAAGTCAATTTTTTCTTGAGCGGCCTTGCTCCCCGCCTGTTTCCTTGTTGTACCCAAGCAACAGACGACTGCATCACAACCGACAAAGCCCGCATAGAAAAACATTCGCAAAGCATCGTTATCTTGTTCAAAATCAACTTGCTTAAAGTCTAATTTCGATGTCCCTTCAAGAATTCCAAGATCGTTCAAATCAGGGATCTTCCTTACAGGGCAAAAAACTCGCACGACCTGCGGGAGGCGCACGAGTAATTTCAAGACATTTTTGCCAACAAGGCCCGTAGAGCCTAAAACAGCAATTTTCATTGTATTATCTACGGATTCTGCAGAGCGGCAAGAGAATCAAGCGTAGCCTGATGCTTTTCGGTATACATATAACCTAATTCGATTCCACGAACCGGGAGCAATGTCACGAGGTTTGCTTCATCTACGACCA contains:
- a CDS encoding NAD(P)H-binding protein, whose product is MKIAVLGSTGLVGKNVLKLLVRLPQVVRVFCPVRKIPDLNDLGILEGTSKLDFKQVDFEQDNDALRMFFYAGFVGCDAVVCCLGTTRKQAGSKAAQEKIDLRLPLKLAAIAKKAGVKNFLCVSAMGADSHSPYFYNRLKGQLEEGLDMMGFETLTLVRPSLLLGKHKDKRFGEELLQKTIGRHPEWIPAYVRPVHAETVAAHLVTSILKPPTDHVCATDGVKGKRIIYNRVLAKTKVDELF
- a CDS encoding NAD(P)/FAD-dependent oxidoreductase; protein product: MLDSRYDVVVIGAGPGGCVAARNLARAGHKVLLLEKREKIGYPVRCGEASTTLADLKTYGPIDDSCIESIINGLYIYGPGGVNIEVPKPATGIMLNREIFDPWLAKLAADDGVQVETCARAEFVSDVEGDERMVRVVLGKGDGNGSVTTTSTQEIYAKMVIAADGVESRIGRIVGLDCGQKVMQTCTGVDIQVQGLLTRPDYLTFWQGHDFINDGYIWSFPKQKSNVTNFGAGFLITNKNRPNILEVTMDWLEKLFPGAKINHTVGGVIPVSSVLKNYTLDRFALVGDAAHHTNPLTGGGIAAAMRAGRFCAEYVDQGLKANNLSKEFLKQYENRCYGYFGKMHDFEYKFRRFLLAINRADQIELYKVLQGFALSGYKKSAFLKTPIKTTKFLYKFWKFK